CAGATGGAGAATCAGTAACCGGGTACCTTACTGGGCATGTCTCTCCGACTGTAGTTGTACGCTGACGCTGCGACTCCGGTTCGGCCGTCACCCGCGGAGCCCTTTTGGAACCAAAACAACGTCCAGAGTCCAGACGGGGGATATGGACATCCCTCATCCCAACCCAAGTCCCGTCCAGGTCCCAATGGCCCCAAATTTCCAATGGTGCCATTGGCGGCCCTCCACAGTCCACAGTAGTCCCCATCCCGAGCCAGCCCAGCTTATCCACACGTCCGACCCTAGCTAGCAGTGTGCGTGGTAGTAGTCAGTCCATCCGTCCATCCTTTACGGTTACATCCTCTATCCATGCAGCTCTTCATGACCTTCTCCATCCTGGCGGGTATGCTtcgttttggtggtggtgctcggAGGTGCTCATAATACAAAAGCGCGTCGGCCCTCGTCCTGCCAACCCGCTGTCCTTTCCTTCTGCCTGCTGTACCTCTATACCAACAACCTGACCTGCCTGCTGTCCTctcctttttcctccttgCCCTTTTATCCTCATCTCCTCTCTTTGGTTTGCGAAGCCTTGGCCTCCTGTCAGCTGGCCACTGTGGTTCACTCACTGCTGTGCCTTGTCCTGCGTCTTTAATCGAGCCTTTTCAGCACCGAATCCGCCTTGCTTAGTTAGAGCTGCTTCTACCTCGCATCGATCCTTTTCCAGCGAACCTAAGCGCAGAAAGGTATTGCTTGCGACCACCAGTACCCATCTATCATTACCACCCAGAACAACCACATTACAGTCACCATGTCTGGTAGCACCGTTCCTGCCGGGGCAGTAGTGCCCGAGGCTCACACTATTGAGACCTTCCGTAAGTTTCGAAACCCCCCAGAGCCCCCAATTGGCTGCGCGGCATGGCTGTCAGGAGATTCGATGCGTTCGGGAGACTCTCGTCAGGAGATTGGAGGCTCCAACACGGGATTCGGCCGGCCGCGGAGTTGCGCCGAACAAGCCAGCAGGGTCTTGAGTCAGGCAATTTGCTAACCCTGGAATTTTCTCTTTTAGAGCCCCCTAGGGAGATGCTTCAGAGTATGTTTTTCAGATTCCAACTCGAATTGATGTAACCAACCAATAGAGGATGCCGCCTCCAGCCGAAGTTGTTGGGGTTGATCCAGTTATTGTCACTGCGGGGAAACTCGCCTAGGACCAAGGGAGTCCAGTCGGGTAGTTCAggccaaagaaaaaaaaagctaacTGGATAACCTACCACAGACCACCCAAGCAAACCTCATCTTGCCAGTGAGTAAACCCCCTAGAAACTCGGTTACCCCGGCCCCTTGCTATTCCCGTCCCTCCCCCCCGCACAAGGCAGCATTCGCGACACGCCGGTTTTCGGCGACTGCTACGCTACGTGCattccccccttttctctGCCTTCGACTCCAAGCTGTCGGGCCCTCGAACCCCTCATCTGGCCCAACACGCTCATCGGATATCGGGCCGAGCCATTGATCTCATCCCTGTGTGCTTGGTGCTAACATACGAGTTTGCGCCAGACTTTGAGGAGTACCAGAAGCTGTACAAGCAGTCCATCACCGAGCCCAACGTGTTCTGGGCTGAGCGCGCCCGCGAGCTTCTGTCGTGGAGCAAGGATTTCCAGACGGTCCACAGCGGCTCCCTCGCCAACGGTGACAACGCCTGGTTCGTAGAGGGCGAGCTCAACGCCTCGTACAACTGCGTCGACAGACACGCCCACAAGGACCCCAACAGAGTCGCCATCATCTACGAGGCCGACGAGCCCGGTCAGGGAAGGAATGTCACCTATGGCGAGCTCCTCAGGGAGGTCTCCAAGCTCGCCCATGTCCTCACCAACTTGGGTGTTCGCAAGGGAGACACCGTCGCCATCTACCTTCCCATGATTCCCGAGGCCATCGTTGCCATGCTTGCTTGCACCAGAATTGGCGCCATCCACTCCGTCGTTTTTGCCGGCTTCTCCTCCGACTCCCTCCGCGACCGTGTCGTCGATGCCCAGTCCAAGGTTGTCATCACCACCGATGAGGGCAAGCGCGGTGGCAAGCTGATTGGCACCAAGAAGATCGTCGACGAGGCTCTCCAGCAGTGCCCCGATGTTCGCAACGTGCTCGTCTACAAGCGCACCGGCGCCGACATCAGCATGACCCCCGGCCGTGATCTCTGGTGGCacgaggaggttgagaagtACCCTGCTTACTACACCCCTGTGGCCATGGCCTCGGAGGatcctctcttccttctctacACCTCTGGCTCCACTGGCAAGCCCAAGGGAGTTGCCCACTCTACCGGTGGTTACCTGCTCGGTGCTGCCATGACCGGCAAGTACGTTTTCGACATCCATGACGGCGACAGGTATTTCTGCGGTGGTGACGTCGGCTGGATTACCGGTCACACCTATGTCCTCTACGCCCCGCTCTTGCTCGGTGTCTCTACCGTCGTTTTCGAGGGTACCCCCGCCTACCCCAACTTCTCCCGCTACTGGGACATCATTGAGGAGCACAAGGTCACTCAGTTCTACGTTGCTCCCACTGCCCTGCGCCTGCTGAAGCGCGCCGGTGACCATCACGTTCGCAACGAGATGAAGCACCTCCGTGTTCTCGGCTCTGTCGGTGAGCCCATCGCCGCCGAGGTCTGGAAGTGGTACTATGATGTTGTCGGCAAGGGCCGCGCCCAGATTTGCGACACCTACTGGCAGACCGAGACTGGCTCCAACGTCATCACTCCCCTTGCCGGCGTTACCCCCACCAAGCCCGGTTCcgcttctttccccttcttcggTATCGAGCCCGCGCTTGTCGACCCCGTTACCGGCGAGGAGATCCACGGCAACGACGTTGAGGGTGTCTTGGCCTTCAAGCAGCCCTGGCCCAGCATGGCTCGCACCGTCTGGGGTGCCCATAAGCGCTACATGGAGACCTACCTCCATGTGTACAAGGGCTACTACTTCACGGGCGACGGTGCTGCCCGCGATCACGAGGGCTTCTACTGGATCCGCGGCCGTGTCGACGACGTCGTCAACGTTAGTGGCCACCGTCTCAGCACTGCCGAGATTGAGGCTGCTCTGATTGAGCATCACTCCATTGCCgaggctgctgttgttggtgttgccgaCGAGCTCACTGGCCAGGCCGTCAACGCCTTCGTTGCCGTCAAGGAGGGTACCCAGATCAACGATGCTCTCCGCAAGGAG
The Neurospora crassa OR74A linkage group II, whole genome shotgun sequence DNA segment above includes these coding regions:
- the acu-5 gene encoding acetate--CoA ligase encodes the protein MSGSTVPAGAVVPEAHTIETFQPPREMLQNHPSKPHLANFEEYQKLYKQSITEPNVFWAERARELLSWSKDFQTVHSGSLANGDNAWFVEGELNASYNCVDRHAHKDPNRVAIIYEADEPGQGRNVTYGELLREVSKLAHVLTNLGVRKGDTVAIYLPMIPEAIVAMLACTRIGAIHSVVFAGFSSDSLRDRVVDAQSKVVITTDEGKRGGKLIGTKKIVDEALQQCPDVRNVLVYKRTGADISMTPGRDLWWHEEVEKYPAYYTPVAMASEDPLFLLYTSGSTGKPKGVAHSTGGYLLGAAMTGKYVFDIHDGDRYFCGGDVGWITGHTYVLYAPLLLGVSTVVFEGTPAYPNFSRYWDIIEEHKVTQFYVAPTALRLLKRAGDHHVRNEMKHLRVLGSVGEPIAAEVWKWYYDVVGKGRAQICDTYWQTETGSNVITPLAGVTPTKPGSASFPFFGIEPALVDPVTGEEIHGNDVEGVLAFKQPWPSMARTVWGAHKRYMETYLHVYKGYYFTGDGAARDHEGFYWIRGRVDDVVNVSGHRLSTAEIEAALIEHHSIAEAAVVGVADELTGQAVNAFVAVKEGTQINDALRKEFVLQVRRSIGPFAAPKAIYIVPDLPKTRSGKIMRRILRKIVAGEEDQLGDITTLSDPSVVAKIIDVVHAQRQ